One Legionella lansingensis genomic region harbors:
- a CDS encoding cytochrome ubiquinol oxidase subunit I has translation MIVEILSRVQFAFSIGFHILFPTLNLGLAMFLVIMEAMWLKSHNPIYLRICQFWTKIFALTFGMGVVSGIVLAYQIGTNFGPFIAQFGNVLGALFAYETLTAFFLEAGFLGVMLFGWKKVPPGLHFIATLLVTVGTTISAFWILSANSWMQTPTGYVLLNGKYLVANWWDVVFNPSFIPRMLHMILASYTTTCFVVAAVSSYFLLKHKHVDVATTCLSFAMWAALIVVPIQIYLGDTVGLTVHRYQPLKTAAMEGVWETQRGAPFLVFAWPSQQEQKNHFTVAIPKLGSLLNTHELDGELLGLKSVDKMDQPLVAPVFFSFRIMVGIGLLMLATALVGLLLRRRKALFTSKRFHQFCLFMAPLGFIASVCGWLTAEIGRQPWVVYNLMRTKAAVSAIGVEEVIISMVLLILAYGIVFGFYLYYLFKTIRRAPLVTHDVEHHIFQYMTDTQRGKK, from the coding sequence ATGATCGTAGAAATTCTATCTCGGGTACAATTTGCTTTTAGCATAGGATTCCACATTCTTTTTCCCACACTCAATTTAGGCCTGGCCATGTTTTTGGTCATTATGGAAGCGATGTGGCTTAAATCTCACAACCCAATTTATTTAAGAATTTGTCAATTCTGGACCAAAATTTTTGCACTCACCTTTGGTATGGGGGTGGTCTCAGGAATTGTCTTGGCTTACCAAATAGGCACAAATTTTGGTCCGTTTATCGCTCAGTTTGGTAATGTTCTAGGTGCCTTATTTGCCTATGAAACCCTAACAGCCTTCTTTCTTGAGGCAGGATTCTTAGGTGTTATGCTTTTTGGTTGGAAGAAAGTACCCCCTGGGCTTCATTTTATAGCAACCTTGCTGGTTACTGTTGGAACGACCATTTCTGCCTTCTGGATTTTATCAGCAAATTCTTGGATGCAAACGCCTACGGGTTATGTTCTATTGAATGGGAAATATCTTGTTGCCAATTGGTGGGACGTCGTTTTTAATCCGTCTTTTATTCCACGCATGCTGCATATGATTTTGGCTTCATATACCACAACGTGTTTTGTCGTAGCTGCAGTTTCTAGTTACTTCTTGTTAAAACATAAACATGTTGATGTGGCTACTACCTGCTTATCTTTTGCTATGTGGGCAGCTCTGATTGTAGTCCCTATCCAAATTTATCTGGGAGATACTGTCGGTCTTACTGTTCATCGATACCAGCCATTAAAAACTGCAGCAATGGAAGGTGTGTGGGAAACACAACGCGGCGCTCCTTTTTTAGTTTTCGCCTGGCCATCCCAGCAAGAACAGAAAAATCACTTCACTGTAGCTATACCCAAGTTAGGCAGTTTATTGAATACCCATGAGTTAGATGGGGAACTTCTCGGATTAAAATCTGTAGACAAGATGGATCAACCTTTGGTTGCCCCCGTCTTTTTTAGCTTTCGAATCATGGTAGGGATAGGGCTCTTGATGCTGGCTACTGCGTTAGTGGGCTTGCTCTTAAGGAGGCGAAAGGCCCTTTTTACCTCAAAGCGCTTTCATCAATTCTGTCTTTTTATGGCGCCACTGGGCTTTATTGCTAGCGTCTGTGGCTGGTTAACGGCTGAAATAGGCCGTCAGCCTTGGGTAGTATATAACTTGATGAGAACGAAAGCTGCGGTTTCGGCCATTGGTGTTGAGGAAGTGATCATTTCCATGGTTCTTTTGATTTTGGCGTACGGGATTGTTTTTGGTTTTTATCTTTATTATTTGTTCAAAACCATCCGTCGTGCGCCTCTAGTCACTCATGATGTAGAACATCATATATTCCAATATATGACTGATACTCAGCGGGGGAAAAAATAA